A window of Schistocerca serialis cubense isolate TAMUIC-IGC-003099 chromosome 1, iqSchSeri2.2, whole genome shotgun sequence genomic DNA:
AATAGTATGACTGTACTGTCCCCTGTGGCTGTGTGTATTCTGCAAACTCATCAAATATTCCCCATACAGAGAAGACTCAGTTGCCAATTATTTGGCTCAACAGGTTGTTGTGAAGGCTGAATACCTTTTGGCCTACATTTTTCAGGTTTCGGGGCAAcaatattaactgtttctttgtGTTGTCTGCTGCTGTCTGGTTCTGAAATGCCAGCAATTTGAATCGTGGATCCAGCAGAGTAGCAAGGGCAGTGGATTTGTTCTGCTCAAGATTCTGAAACAGGTTAGTAAGTCCCTCTTTCAATGCATCAACAGCTTTCATTGAAACTTCATGTAaccacatttttgcaatttcatcACACACTGCCTGAAGGTCATGTGTCGGAACTATAACCTGAAAATTGAGACAAATATACTGAAAACTACACAACACATAATAAAAGTATACAATAAAATGACACTGAACTTACGTgagccaaataaaataaattattaacttATCAAGCTGCCAGTTGGTTAGTTCTCTGCACTGAGCTGCCTTGAGACCTGCTTGTATGGTTCCAAAATTAGAGTTCAGAGCAGATTTCCCACATCTTTTAACGGTGATGGACGTTCTGTTGACCTGTTACAAAGGACaactgtaatttttactgtttctGGTAATTCAACAATGTGTTCCAACATAAACAGGGTAGAAGTCCATCTTATGGGCAAGTCATGTATCAATTTCTTAATGTTTACTTTGCATATGTTCTGTTGGGACTTTCTGAATGTTTTAAGTGCATCTTGCACAACTAAGTTAAGTGTATGGGCATAATAACCAGAATGTTCCCACTTTAGAATAGTGGAAACtgcatttttcatatttggtgcattctCTGTGGCCACCATTAAAATTTCGCCACCAAGACTAAATTTATCTGTAATTTTAACCAAAGCCGTTGGCAAATTTGGCCTTGTATGGGCACCAGTGAAATGACTGCATTTCGGCAGTACAGACTGTAATTGGAAGTGTTCAGTTATGAAGTGTCCAGTCACAACCATATAACTTTCATTTGCAAGCTGATGTCCAACAACCTGTTGTTAAACAGTTCGGCTTTATACCTTGCAGCTTTTGTTTTACTGCCTCAGAGTAGTTCAGCAGTTGTCTTAATCCATTTCTTCGAGCCTCATCCAATGTCTGTAGCTGTTCATCGGCTACGTCCATATCACCATGTTCTACGTATGTTTCAAAAAGTTTCTCACAATCTTTGTTCCAGCCCGGAATGTATTCCTTGTGTTACCCATGTGGGATACACTTTTTTTACTGTTGCAGTCACTACATCTACAAATCTGTTGTGACTTTTACGTGTTGCTGGGATCCATCTTACGACCTTGTCAAGTTCTTGGGAGAACATTTCCCAGTTTGCCTTTTGGAAATTCAATCTGGATCTTGGTATGGATCATATCGCCGGGATTTGTATGCCTATTTCATATATGACTGGACGATGTTCACTGTGTAGGAAATCTGGTAGGTTCGTTCTGGATATGCTAATTGGTTGGCTACTGTGATTCTGGGTGGAGAAACATAGATCTGGATTTAGGTCTCTATCCCATGCTGCTTATCTGAAAGTTCCCTTATCCTTTACATTGAATATGAGACTTAAGCTGTTTTCTTCCATCCAGTCTGTGAGTGCAACACCATTCTGCTCACTGATGTTGAATTTCCACATCGTATGGTGACTATTGAAATATTCTAAGTACAGAGCTGGGTGGGGGAGTGGGGGTAGTACCTCTGGAGGCCACTGGACGAGCTGAGGTTTGCAAGCATTAGTTATTGAAACTTCTTCCACTTTTATAGTGACAGTGTGGATTCCACTGCCAATGCGGGAGTGCAATTCTTGGATATTTTCTATGTTGCTGCGGATATAAGTAGCACAGCTGTGTGACTGATGGTATGTCGCACCTATTATCTCGTATCCTGGTATTCTGCCTCTTGCCTTAAGATCGGTCGCAATAGTTACGTGAGTCTCTTGTATAGCAACATTAATGTTCCTCGCACGGAGAATTCAAGACAGTTTCGCATTTGGATCTGCTTAGTCAGAAAATTCGGAGGCTAGGTCCGATACTTCTTGTCATGCAGCTCCTGCAGGAGCCATTATCTGAGAGTCTTGCTTCCGTGTGCGCAAGGCCAGGAGATTCTCTAGAGAAGATAAGTCTGGCACCAGCTATCGTTCTAGCTCATTTAGCATTACCCAAGGTGCACATGTGGACTTCTTCCATGGAGGCGAGCTAGTTTACACCCTGCTATATTCAATACGAAATTTTTTATTAGGCTACATAAGTTTCTGAAGATCAGCTATATTATTTCTCATTACCAAAATTCTTATTTTATGTGTACATAACGAATTCTGAACAACTACTTGTAACTACAAATTACAGTCTGGTAAATAGCAAGCTTAGTGAAATATGGCTTGTACTCACGTCTATTATTCACTCTCAGCCCCCTCTGCTGTCTACTGACGGCCAGTTACAGAGAGCTCTGTAAAAGAATAGGTTCTCTTCAGGAATAAACGGCTCCAACTTCTTGAGGTCAGCTACTTTCTTCTCACTCAGTGGTACACATTTTTCGTATGCTGCAGCCGTCGGTAGAGTTAATGTTGTTTCTTAAATGAAGAAGTAAACGAAAAGTGAGTCACCAGGCTTCCAATGTATGGTTTTGCAACGACGTTCCCAGTACTGTCACTGTTGTATTCCAATTCCATGAATTCAGAAACGGTGAAGGATTGTTTCTCATTCCTTGTGAGCACTTTGCTGTTCATTGTTTCCAACGACAAGGCATTGCGTTTGTAAAATTTAGGTCACAATTGCTTGAAAGCCAGTACAAACTCTGTTGGAAACACCTTCAACCCGGTATTTGTTAAAGGTACTAGCAGCAACAATAAGTTCTACAAAGTGCATGATGCTATAAATCCTATCGACAGCTCGAATTTTCGTCTTAATCACTGCAAAGTCTCTGTCAAAGGGTAAGAATGAATGGCCTCTGACCGGGAAATAACGATAAATTCTGAGTAAACGCTGAGATGCTGCAACTTCCATGAGGAACCTGACCATACTATTATTCTTATTCTGCCCTGGGCAGCCATCTGAAAATATCAGGGCAGCCATCTGAAAATATATGCAGGTATTTTATGTTTGGTGGCAACTCGTTTCGTATGTAATCCAGCAGAAACGTGCAGACTTCATCAGGACCCTTCTTTGCTACACCTTCGTGATAAATGTAGAATGTTGCGTATCCTGTCTTCAGGTTGTGGATATTGAATGCATTAACGTTGAGTTGCCGAAGGTAGGAAACTTCCTGAACTGGAATGGTAGGAAGCGACAGATTTTGCATAAAAGCTATGGCAATACCTGCAACATCCTCGTTTTTTTGACACACTACTTGTACTTCACGAATATGAGCAGAAAACTTTGCAGCCCTCCGTTTATGAACCATCATTTCTGCAGCGGCAACCCTCTTAgccttttcattcagtgttttgttTCGTAATTTATTTTGAAGCGCTTCACAAGTACCACATGTCAACTTGTGGTCGACCAAATGTAAGTGAAAAAcgttttttgaatattttttaataaaattcgtACTTAATGTTACTTGCTTGGGGATGTCATAATCTGAACTGCTCATGCATGATTTTGACATTAAGTTGGCTATTTAAATAACGCTGTTCCTTTGTTCCATAGTAATTTTTTGGGGATAGAAATTTATGTGATCAATTACCAAACTTATTTCTGCACCACTGATTTGATTTCCCGATGCATTTTTTACCCCTCTGATCACTAGGCGACATTCCACAAGCAAGCAGATTGCTTAATATAGATTGAAAAGGGACTGTCGCTTGGGGTGTATTACTTGATGCAGATTCTGGCAGAAGTTGCCTGCAACAACATCAGTTGTGACAGTCACAAGTCAGTTGCCAAGAACCAGAAAGTTTTTTTCATACAAGTCTAATTGTATGAATGTAACATTAACTCTTACATTAAGAACGTTATGCTTATTTGCTTATgtagaaaatacagtaaaaaaattttTGCGTTAGGCCTGTAATAATTCTTAGTATTTTCTTTATCCATGAAGTGCAAAAAATTCTCACTGTCATTCCATTACTCATGGAACTGACTAGTACTTACCCACAATGCAGTTTCCGATACTTTGCTATTCATCTGCACACTATTTACACTTCTCTGCACATCCATTACTGAGAAGTGAGAAGAGTTGTTCCACCTGTcggacagggggaagcaaattattattgtgggggtttgactcgttccacatcattataaaatatagtattcatgatccatggaactagtattagcCTAATCTAATCTACACAACAAGCAAGAGAACATACTACCAACAAATGGCACTTCTGGACTCTGCAAAATGAGTGCCAGTTCTGTGTAATGCTTTCCCGCAGCACAACGATATGGTGGCGTATGACCACCATCTTCGATGCTAGTATTAGCATTATATCTCAAAAGCAGTCTGGCTGCCTCTTAAAGTCCATAGCATCTGGCCACTAGCAAAGGTGTCCATCCATCATATGAAACTACATTAGGATCAGCACATGCCTTGAGGAGTATGTGCAGTGAAGCAGTTTGGTTGTTTTGTACTGTATAATGTAGAGGTGTGAACTCTCCATAATCACTTGCATCAAGGTCTGCCCCATATGCTATTATACCATGGATGAAAAGAGGGTCTCCTGACATTGCTGCCAAATGTAATGCTGTATTATTTAGCCACTCTCTTGCCCAGGTGTCTGCGCCTTGCTCAAAGAGCTTTTCGACTTCGTCTGCTGTGCCATTCTGACCGGCTATTTTCAACAACTTTTTATTTAACTACTCCTGGTTGGGCTTAGGTGTTACTGGTGCAGTAGCGATggcatttctggaaaaaaaaacaatctcacacaaaatattttcacaaaatttaagaTTCAAAAGCCTCAAAACAAGATAGTGCAAATATGTGCTTACCTGAGGGCAGCTGCATTCGCCCTGTACTTTTCAGAAACGGCTGCTCTTGTTTTGTCCGCCAATAATGGCGGCTTTGCAAGTACTGGGTCTCCTACAAAGTGGAATTTAAtctattattttttatgtgtagtTCTTTTAGGTTATCAAATAACTTGAGGTTCTTACAATCACATTTGCATATTATTATGTACATTTGTATCTAGGGCCACTTCTAGACCTAGGTACAAGGCCACTGTAAAACTTGATGAGACAGTgcataattttcaaaataaatgtaaatcacaAGAGGAAACTTACAGTTGATAAGAAATTGTTGCAAAAACTCTGCTTAGGTCTGAAATACCTCGTTACGGAACCGGTTGCTTGGGACAACTTAGCTACTTGCTGCACCCTTTTAGGAAACACCATGATAGGGAACCCGGTGTACTGAAAAATGCGCGTAGAAAGGGTCGAGGACGGGTCCGCTAATCCCCGTGCTCGGCAGACAAGAGTTaactctttgatgcacagattttatgtttaattaattttttaataaaacatgcattttctatgtctggtggggttgctaataaaggaaaacatgaattaaaattttttattgtattgattttggttttagatggtggtatatataatataccaccatgccacttagggccgtacctaaagtttttgagatatcttggtttgtgcttgtaactcacctttaaattctactctaagcagtaataattagtataattaatgtaaaataattttatttctggcaattggtcatttacaatacaaaatcaaattacaaaccttacaaataaaatatgtttcttattcctttttgtgaaaatcttgaaagcacctttttgttttgctaaggcacaaaggcactttgcattcagcgcacatccagaaagtgcgcacttgcttcttttttgtactgcatttcgcacaacgtctggcggtagtacgctctggctggtgggatgaattgtcgagacgctggcgtgaggaaacatatggcttgtttttctttacgtggacttgactctcatgaagtctagatggcctcaatggtgttttctgggttactaagctttgcaggatactcatcctgaagactttggcagtcattttttctctatcgcctagttccttccaaattatatagctgttgacgatactgacatcaagcaggtgaaagaatattcggtgccaccactttttacttctccggcttatttcatatgattttttcagttggtcgaacttgtcgacattgttcatgtgtgcattgtaatccatcactgcttgaggacaaggtagctctatgcgtgaaccatctctttcacggcgagtcactgtagtaacttcaggactgtgaaaatttgaaaggagatgaacagctctcttatctttccacttcaagtagaggatgccacagttgctgaccctccagtcaaattcacctctgcttaattctttgtctgtttttaatttgggtaaatgtttccttgttggttgaactgtcccacaggcatatatgtttctctgctgtaaaccagccaacaagttatagctattgaaatagttgtcgaaataaagataatggcctttatttacgagttcagaggacaaactcagcactacatgctccccaaggcctgtttgcactgtgtcacctacttttccggtgtaaatatcaaatttcaagttgtaagaggtcttgtcacacagcatccacactttgtaaccacgctttatgggtttatctctcatgtattgtttcatactgttgcggcctttgaatttgatcattgactcatcaattgctaggtgtttgctgggttggtaacacttggaaaaagattcagatagtatcttgatcactggtcgcagcttgtacagtttgtcataacctgggtgtcctttttctggatgcaatgtgttatcattcagatgaatgttcctcagtaaccatccaaaccgatttactgccatcagagatgcaatataacgatcatgaagttctggggcactagaccagtagtctctgtatgctggcatacgctttatacccatcaaaatgttgattcccaggaaagttcgtatttcattgtcagttgttggagtgaaagacttgccagattgcgtcgcatataaatttgtttggaaaacgattagctcaactagctcttttggaaatattttttcgaatatatcgataggttctggatcatcaatgtccctaataaaagcacttggtcctgattcactgtcgaactgcattcctgaggtagcattgaattgttgtccccaagttggcgctgtgtcagcagcgcgttttggcggagtggactcactttcttcctcgctctctgaaacttcgccttcagacgacacaatagcctccgcaacaatgcttgcttcataatcagattcgtcatctgtggtgtcaacagtggaatcctcgtctgatggaatttcacacaataatcgttcgatttcttcatctcgtaagcctcttcttgacattttcattttcaaacaacagcctgaatccaagtaaagaatacgtaagcaaaacaaaatggagaaagagctaaaataagtcacaacacaattaaaaactaaactttgtagcggaggatttcgaattttatactaggaaacgaaatgcaatagaatactgctacatgcacggtggtacaaataatataccaccaaaataaattgtatataaataacggaagattgtgcatatgaatgtatacatgggttcataccgtagctgtgacgtccaagatatggaaaaaacacaggcgcaacaagaaattcgttataaaccactattcacacgcaaaaaccatgcacaactcagcacgcagctttcacagttgtaatctatgcaattcttggcgggaactgattccttataggcagtgagtgccatctgtctgataagtagagaactaggtgagcatattagagtggtggtcgtgcagttaaaccactgtgcaaagagccaagaaaattttcaaaaggtggtaTACTATGTATACCACCGTGCTCCAAAGAGTTAAGGGACGCTACCTGGAGGTTTTTGAGCTGCAGTTTtcagacacacagagagacagagagagagagagagagagagagagagagagacaatcaaGTCTCTACCACACACCACTTCAAACTGCAGTAAATACAAGAGATTACGTTCTTCTGCTTCACTTGCGGTACCATTCAGCAATCATCATTTTCATTATAACAACTACACTTCTTGAATACTCAGTAATATCAAGTGACTCTATACTTGGCGATTAGTAATGTCACTTAATTTTaactcttaatttaaaaaaaaaaaactagcgagGAATTGGGGTGGTGACGCTGGAATGAGAAGTATAATTGTAAAGGGTTGACTCTGAAAAGGGTTTGCTTTTGTTTtggtgtattgtaaaacacatattgtattttaaaaataatctgatttccatcacactttatccaggctttggactggctaaaGAGCAAAAGTAatttaggcgtgtttaaaatcagcttataagcatcgtcaatatttttttaatttttattgttttttatataAGTTGCTATTTACATTTAAACACTATTGTATCTACTACATATTCTGATAAATTCAGTCAAGTTTCTGTAGATAGGATATGGCTTTCAAGCAGTCCTCGATCTCACCAACCTCttcgtattttttattatttttcccaaCCTTTCATCACGTTTCATGTAGACTGTTTTTTCCATTTACCTTCAATACTCAGTTCTGCCCTCATAAGGCATAAGctgaattttctgcttctcttttcaAACACCTAATAACGTAACTAATTTTCGGATTTGGTTTAGCAAGCATGTCATTAATGTTGTGCCAACCTTCTACAGCGTTGGTTGTTCGGTGGCGCCGTTTGTAGCAACTCCAAAGGTTGATAGGGGTTTCTTCATTTCCCAACCATCTATCTACGAAGTAGTcaaaaaaaattcagaaagtttGAGGATATCCGGTGGatgtgaatgtatctccagccaACCATCACATAAATCTTCAGACCGTAGAAATGCCAGCGCAGCACACATGCGAACATGTTAtctcacttcttcattttctttgtattcacAAGTAAGTCCTAACTCTTGAACTTTTCTCcagagacactttttcaaatggaaATAACATCCATGCAATTCAGCTTGCGACCGAACTGCCGAATCTttgtcagtaaatggggtatgttttcaactgactcggttgttttaaccccctccactgacggaatgacccgcttcctaattcCGTATATATATCACCAATACGGACTtctagctgtcacgcctttgcatttactgctacgtattttaacagtaaatagctcagtcctaatggtaagaggtagtagtgaattcaagttgttaatatttgaatacagcacagcttCCACACGCTCAGTTCACTTTCACTCCGCTCCTACCCTCACCATTGCACAACATTAACTATGTGCTACTTGGACTTCGCTAAGCTATTAAATTCACTTGCGTGTACATTTTGACccttactcgccagtatttacctaatgattaaagCATGCTCCTAAtgggactatttcccaaagagctggtGTCTGTGTCCAAGGAGCAGGTAGATTAGGGTGGTTAGGACGGCCCGGGCGCAGATAAGCCTGACACAAAGGGAGAAGGTACTGGGCGCGAATCTCGCACATTTCTGGTTGGGTGCGAATCTCACTGGGTGTGATTTTCATAGATTCAGGTAACCCCACATAGCCCTTTGGTGTAGCCCATTTCCCAAACCGGAGAAATCCAGGATGCTGAGGGACTGGCACAGGGTGTGTCGCAAATGCTGCACCACTACCTGCTGCCACTTGTTGTGAATGAGCGCTCGGCTTGTGCCGACCTGGGCAGCTACCGAGGGACATTCACATTCCTCCAGTGCAGCCAggttacattatttcagaatttttttgggcGAGGAAGAGTTATGCGCAAGACCTTCTTCATTAgaatttttgttctgattaatTTTACATAGGGCATAATTCTCGCTCAACCTCATACTTAACGATGTACAGGGTTAGCCAGTGAAAAGGGAAGATTTAAATAAGTAACTACtctaagaaaatttatttttttaatttaatggttaTAAATATAAAGTACAAAGGTAGCCATTTACTgtataataagtgaaaaaattattttttgaatgtaACATCTGCCAAATGCCCTCCATTGGAATCTATGCATTTCTGCAGCCATGCCTGGAAGTTTCCCATGACATTTTGCAGCATATTGACTGGTATTCCTTATTTTTCGTCCCAAATTCGTTGTTTAAGGGCTGGGATAGTTCATAGTGCTTAGTTACCTTCATGTAATCAAACTTCACAAGTGTCCACTATTTCCTGCAAGACCATATACGCACGTAAGAAACTTGTTGAAGATGAAAATTATTCTTGTTCATAAACACCTATTCTGTTTATGAGCCATTTAAGAATGTACTGTGTTCTCATGTGTAACTTGCCAGCAACAGTGTCTAATCACAAGTATCATTGGCATTCAAAAATATTAGTTTTTGTATATTTGGTGGCTTGCATGGATTCTTCTGTCATTTATTAAATGTCCACTTTCAGAGAACACCCTCTGACAAGGCACAGAAGTTGCAACAACATTGAATCTCTTGCACTACTTCTGCAATGGTTGGGTAAATGAACTGATTTTGTCTGCACCATGCCAGGAGATCATTTCTACTGATGACTGGGCTGTCAACATGTCTTTGGACCCCTACAATAGTATGACTGTACTGTCCCCTGTGACTGTGCGTATTCCACCAACTCATCAAATATGCCCCACA
This region includes:
- the LOC126456203 gene encoding piggyBac transposable element-derived protein 4-like, which produces MTDESTDIGTVKNSCVAIRFYDKDSGCIESCCLKMKMSRRGLRDEEIERLLCEIPSDEDSTVDTTDDESDYEASIVAEAIVSSEGEVSESEEESESTPPKRAADTAPTWGQQFNATSGMQFDSESGPSAFIRDIDDPEPIDIFEKIFPKELVELIVFQTNLYATQSGKSFTPTTDNEIRTFLGINILMGIKRMPAYRDYWSSAPELHDRYIASLMAVNRFGWLLRNIHLNDNTLHPEKGHPGYDKLYKLRPVIKILSESFSKCYQPSKHLAIDESMIKFKGRNSMKQYMRDKPIKRGYKVWMLCDKTSYNLKFDIYTGKVGDTVQTGLGEHVVLRDPVLAKPPLLADKTRAAVSEKYRANAAALRNAIATAPVTPKPNQE